One window of Nostoc sp. C052 genomic DNA carries:
- the rpsB gene encoding 30S ribosomal protein S2, whose product MPVVSLAQMMESGVHFGHQTRRWNPKMSPYIYTSRNGVHIIDLVQTAQLMDNAYNYMRSNAEQGKKFLFVGTKRQAAGIIAQEASRCGSHYINQRWLGGMLTNWATIKTRVDRLKDLERREETGALDLLPKKEASMLRREMTKLQKYLGGIKTMRKVPDIVVIVDQRREYNAVQECQKLNIPIVSMLDTNCDPDVVDIPIPANDDAIRSIKLIVGKLADAIYEGRHGQLEAEEYDEDYDGGEYDDDYEETEYTDAVIPDEETEE is encoded by the coding sequence ATGCCAGTAGTTTCATTGGCTCAGATGATGGAGTCAGGGGTTCACTTTGGGCATCAGACCCGGCGTTGGAACCCAAAAATGTCTCCTTACATTTATACTTCCCGCAATGGTGTGCATATTATCGACTTGGTGCAAACTGCCCAGTTGATGGATAATGCTTACAACTACATGCGATCAAACGCAGAACAAGGGAAGAAATTTCTTTTTGTCGGCACCAAGCGCCAAGCAGCTGGAATTATTGCCCAAGAAGCCAGCCGTTGTGGTTCACACTACATTAACCAACGCTGGTTAGGTGGAATGTTGACCAACTGGGCAACCATCAAAACACGGGTTGACCGCCTGAAAGATTTAGAACGCCGTGAAGAAACTGGCGCACTAGATTTATTGCCGAAAAAAGAAGCATCAATGCTACGTCGGGAAATGACGAAGCTTCAGAAATACTTGGGCGGCATTAAAACAATGCGGAAAGTGCCCGATATCGTGGTAATTGTAGACCAACGGCGGGAATATAACGCAGTTCAAGAATGCCAAAAGCTGAATATTCCCATTGTGTCCATGTTGGATACAAACTGTGACCCAGATGTAGTAGATATCCCCATCCCCGCAAACGACGATGCGATCAGATCAATTAAGCTGATAGTCGGAAAATTGGCGGATGCCATTTATGAAGGTCGTCACGGTCAGCTGGAAGCTGAAGAGTATGACGAAGATTACGACGGTGGTGAGTATGACGATGACTACGAAGAAACCGAATATACTGATGCCGTAATCCCCGACGAGGAAACAGAAGAATAG
- a CDS encoding Uma2 family endonuclease produces MTATVPVSVESEIFYPSADGQPVAETYDHLYALLTTLEVLKQYLANRQATVLGNQFLYYAQGFPKLRVAPDVMVIFDVASGGRDNYKIWEEGQVPTVIFEMTSFGTKGQDEIFKKTLYEQLGVKEYWLFDPKGEWVEQQLRGYRLRGEIYEPIEDGRSEPLQLRLVIEGKLIGFYREDTGEKLLIPDELAQALRQEVLARQQAEELVEQERQRAEQAELQIEQLKARLRSLNVDPDTIE; encoded by the coding sequence GTGACGGCTACTGTCCCTGTTAGTGTCGAATCAGAAATCTTCTACCCCAGTGCTGATGGTCAACCAGTGGCAGAAACCTACGACCACCTTTATGCCTTACTAACTACCTTAGAAGTCCTGAAACAGTATTTGGCAAATCGTCAGGCAACAGTATTAGGAAATCAATTTCTTTACTATGCACAGGGCTTTCCCAAATTGCGGGTAGCCCCAGATGTGATGGTGATTTTTGATGTTGCATCTGGCGGTCGAGACAACTATAAAATCTGGGAAGAGGGACAAGTACCCACAGTTATTTTTGAAATGACATCCTTTGGGACAAAGGGACAAGACGAAATCTTCAAAAAGACCCTCTATGAGCAGCTAGGTGTTAAAGAATACTGGCTATTTGATCCGAAAGGCGAATGGGTGGAACAACAGCTACGTGGCTATCGCCTGCGGGGAGAAATCTACGAACCTATAGAGGATGGACGCAGTGAACCTTTACAACTGCGCTTGGTGATTGAGGGAAAGCTAATTGGGTTTTACCGAGAGGATACAGGGGAAAAATTACTGATCCCTGATGAACTGGCACAGGCTTTAAGGCAGGAAGTTTTAGCAAGACAGCAGGCAGAAGAACTGGTAGAACAGGAACGCCAACGAGCAGAACAGGCAGAATTGCAGATAGAACAATTAAAGGCGAGGTTGCGATCGCTTAATGTAGACCCTGATACTATTGAGTAA